One Amia ocellicauda isolate fAmiCal2 chromosome 13, fAmiCal2.hap1, whole genome shotgun sequence genomic window, TGGTGAATCATGCTAGCAGTACACCCAAGGAAGAATGACCATTTAGCTTTAGTTTCAAACTCAAACACAATGCTGAAGCGTTTATGTGCATTGTACCCCCACCCCTGCAGTCTGCACCACATGTATACTCACTGCCCCCAGCGAGGACCAGCAGGACAATAGTGACAGGCGCCAGCTCACAGGAGTTGCCCGCTTTCCGCAGGAAGGTCTCCATGCAGTACCCTGGAGCCGTGCTGCCCGCGGGACAGAAGGCATCGCCGGGGCAGAGGATAGGGTTCACGTCTGGGCTCTAAAACGGGAAACAGGGTGCGTCACAACCACAATCACAAAACACCATCCTATACCTAGACAGAATGGCATCTGCTCTATGAGATGGTATCATTACAAAGTACATAAGTGCACATAAAGCTTGCTTTCATTAGGAAAGAAGCAAGGGGACTCACGGGACAGTAGTGATCCTTAGGGCAGATGTCACAGCTCTCCTGGCCCCAGCGGATCTGGTAGAAGCCAATATTGCAGATCCTACACATGACCTCACTGGGGACCTTGTGCATCCCTGTAAAGGAGAGGGGATGGGAGACAAATTGTAATGATCTGGGACTGTGTGTGGGGACTGcaatgtgtgtctgtctgtcagttctgtgtgttgggggggtggggcagATGGTTTTGGGATCCGATGTTAGTTAACGGGAAATACTGGGTTCTGGGGTCAAGGGTTAGCACTGCGCGGGAACACGGGGGGGCACCATGATTGGCATAAACTGGGGAGCCCCAGTTCCCACGAGTCAGAGTCAGTTTAGAGTAGGTTCAGGTTAGTGAATGATTGGGCTCTGTGCGAGTGCCTGTTTAAAGCTGCCTGAAATAAAGCTGTTGCTTTAATCCCCGACTCTCtcagtatttgttttgtgctgGTGAATCCACGTACCAAAAGGACTTAAACACTACAATATGACATGGATTATTACAAAGCAGAATAAAAATATCTATCGAGGAGGCCATTTATCAAGTGAAAGTGAATCCAGAGATGTGATCAGGATTGTAAAAGGACCGTGTCCCCACCCCACTGTCATTCTGAAGTGATCTTCCAAGATAAAAGGCATGGAATGTCACTGTGATAttgttttcagttaatttgcatTCCCCAAGGACTTGCCCAGATTAGTCATGCGTACAAAGATACAGTGTtgttgaaagaaatgcagtttccTAAGTCTTGTTTAAGTTGCTATGATCCTTACTTCACTAGAGACTGTAACGGGAGACAAATTGAATATCTTGTGTGTATTATCAGAATGTTTTCTGTACTGAAAATGCACCGAAGCAGAGTTCCTATTATCTTATTACAGGCTGTCACAGCTGTGTGATTGGCTAGCGGTTACCTGGGCGGCAGGGTGTGCACTGCTTGgcggcaggctgcaatgactCGAACCCCCCCGGACAGCGCGGGCACTGGGCACAACTGGAGGAACTAGAGAACGGCCATTACACTGCTGATgtcaaaacactttttttccattaagatgttacagttttaatgttaaaacaaacaaacaaaatcttcGAAAGTACTGATGACAATTTTGAGGAAGGACAAATATGCACAAACCCAAGACACCTAGAAAGAGCGAAACCATAGGAAACCACATAGAAATACCATAACATCTGCATAACATGTTGAATGAATCTCCAGGGTTGCACAGTAATATAGCAGGGAGACAACAAAGCCATCCATTCAATACCAGTGTCAGACAGGACCAAAGTATTTTTGGTAGGGCTGTcagttgattattattattattttttaatcaatggCCGGTTAATCAATGACCATTAGTTCAGTAATCGGTAGATTAATCatgcacttattaaaataagtgtaatggtctttaagtggttgtgctACACAGTAATACTTCAATAAATAGtaggcattgatattacagtagcCTATAACAATGTTTAACGCAatggtaacaaaaataaaatagaaatgtatattattaaaaaaaaaaaacatgaaatcatACAGTGAGATTTTATCGACAATGCGTGACAGTGGGGGCGCACAGATTATTTATCATCCGCCCAATGCGTGAGATTTTAGAGACAATGATTCAGAGTTTGAGATGGGGTCTCAATGCTTGAGAGCTATgctaaataaaaattataatgccaaaataaatatactgtatagggGCAACATTCCCCTCTCGCTACAACGATGTTTTCTCgcaaattatactgtaaactgCGCACATACCCTTTTAAGAAAAGCATTTCTTtggaatgaaacagaaaacctttactTCGTCTTCAATATTCCTTCTGAATCCGAATTAGCGGCTTGTAACCCTGCAGTTTGTGCgcagatactgtactgtactcttgTGATGTGATCTCTTGCGTGacctttataatttaacactATAGAAGCGCAGGGATGGTCATGTGATGccagatttaatttgaattactctgtgttcatgaatacactgtgcatacccgttcatgacttttcctaaatatatgtattaaactatGGCTACGGCGTTTTAGATGCATAAATGCAAGTCGcaatctctacctcacctacagtctttcatgtgcttgagaaACAAACGCATTGCATAGCATTGCAAGTGTCTTTTTACAACTGTAGTCACATTGAGCGGACACAGTGATCACGCCGCAAATAAACAGCTGTCTCATTGTTTTGACTGTCCAGTGacgcgtttaaaaaaaaaaaaaagtttgatgttatttataacaatcattttaatgttgtatattaatatttccatttaaatactacatttgtgctagTTTTATTCGATCGTTTGCTATCCATTATACCACAGcgtttaaagagctatcggcgcttctagtgttaaccgtataatcgccagtcattataataaagggaaaaaaaatctgctcGATTAAATTGAGAAAATATTGATCGCCGATCAattcattagttgattaatagacCCGATTAATCGAAGCAGCCCTAATTTttggttattttcttttcaatcaATAATAGACATTTCTGAAACATAGTTCTTATTTTAAGTTGATCTATATGAAACTAAACTTTGCTCTGATAGAGGAATGAAAGCATGTGATTGTTAATCTGCAAATCAAGCAACCATGAGGCTGTCATgtgaaaaaacaacctgaggGCCAAGCTTCTGAACTCAGTTCTAAGGCTTACTGTTCAGGCCTCTCCTTTTAGCTACTACTACCAGAACCtggattttgtattattattgttattagtagtagtattaattcatttaaaatatgcatttgtccaaggtgatttacatgTTTAATTGAAACACTAACTCTGAAAtgctaactgtacaacatcacTACAAAAAACACATCAAGCCAAACATTACAGAAAGCATGAAGTATATCATCTTATACAGTAGCTCTCTAGGACCAAGCTGAAATATAAGGaagttcaataaaaataaaacttagaGAACAGCAGTCAGTccttaacagaatgaagttttGTGTGCCCACCCAGCCTTGGTAGGAACATCCTTAAATCTCCAGAGTACCCAATCTGAACAACCACTGACACTTACTTGCAGAAGGTCCCCTGTGGACATGGCTCACAGGAAGTTGCATTCTGTTTAGATGTGTAATAGCCTAGAAATAAAAGGAACAAAtcaaaaataatgtactttgaATGCATGTTATTTGCTATCTATACACTGATTACCATTTGGACTGGACATGAAGCTATATAAAACTATTATTATGCATTACGTCTTGTGGGGGTTGTACTTTATTGAAGTTTTTCACCAATAAATTGTGAGAATCAGAAGTATTTGATCAGTATTTTGATCGAAACAATGAAGTTTTTCCTCTGCACTTGCAAAGGATGAGTGAATTGTGTCAACGGcaaatgcatgtgtgtgtatactgaAGCAGaatcattgtttttctttactaTTCCACTCATAGTACTGAAGGCTGGAAGTTATTGATGGTATAGTTTCTTCATTATGAGGCAAATGAGGTCACTCCACTGGACAGGTCAGCCATACCTAAAGAGCACCCTTGGCAGACCTCAGAACCAGTGGAGTTGGAGAAGGTGCCTGCTGGGCACGGCTGGCACACAGGGCTCCCCGTGGAACTGAGCAGGAGGTAAACAAAGGTGAAGAGATGACAGGAGTGTTACCAGTTGATAGCACTGACATGAGACACACATTTAGACGTGTTTTGTCCATATCAAATGGATAATCATAGGAACCACTATTCCTTTCTCTGTGATGCCTGATGTTCAAATCTGTGTTGAAACAGTCTAGCAGGAAACACAAATTTTGCATTATATAGTATTAGTCTGTGGCTAAGCTTAGTCCAGCAGAGGGCAGCATTTCAGTAAATAAACTACAAGCAGGACTGCTGGAGGGAAAGAGGAACAGAACACTACCTCTTTCTTATTTCAAATATGAAGTACAGTAACATTAGGAGGCAGTGGGCAACTCCAAACTTTGGAAAGAGACCGAACtggaataaaattaataaatatatcgaAACGATTTGTCAGAAAAGATCCCCTGCCCCTTTGCCGCCCACTTTCCAGAGGTGTATATGCAAGTTAAGTGCTCACTTTGTGTAGAAACCCTGAGAGCAAGGCAAGCACAACTCCTGGGCTGCCAGAGGCTGGTAGTGCCCCCTGGCGCACGGCTGGCAGTCTGTCTGGGCCACACACAGACCATGCTCTGGGCAGCACGAGCATGCCAGGGTACCTGGAAGGAGACCGCAGCACACAAGGACACAGAGACACGGATTATTCAAAAGTGCCAACAATCAGAGGGCTTTGCGTTTGTATTTTTAGGTGTCTGTGGTCATAAGACCTGAACGGGCACTGTGTACCATTGTCGTAGTAGGTGCCAGGGGCACAGGCAGCACAGGTGGAGGTGTTGAGGGAGAAGCAGCCAGGAGTCACAGTGCTGAGGGGGAGGCCAGTTGTCACTGTGGAGTTCTCACTTCCTGTGGTGTTTGTCACAGAGGGCCCCAGTGTGGTTTGGCTAACAACCACTCCTaagagaccaaaaaaaaaaaaaagagacattGGATGTTTAATCTTAATGTTCAATTCATTTTGTTTATCACTCCACAGAGGGGACTTGATATAAATCTTTCAGCTGATATACTGGCCCAGAATTAGGGTTGCCATTTGTATGGTTTTATACCAGACAGTCTGGTTTTCAGCTGCTCTGTCCCGTCCAGTAATGGTACAACACCGGACGCATTTATGTATGGTATTTTTAATGTTGAAACTCCAAGTCTATAAGAACGACCATTGAATGTTATATTGTTCATTTCCATTGTTCACTTATTGGGTTTCACAATTATATCGGTCATGTGAATGGCTGCAAAGATCGCATTCCTGTTCATTCAGCCCTGGTCAAGGCAGATGGTGGGGGTTTAGTCATTATTTGGGAAACACAGATTGAAACATTGTGTTCATTTATGACAGGGGGGTAGGTGTCCAGTATTCTTCAGTGGCCACCCTACCCAGGATACAGGCAAAAAAACAATCACTACCCTGTTTAAGCAGAATGTGTTACTACACACTGGAGGTCCTGTAAGGACATAGGAATAATGTTATACATAATCATATGACTTTGTTCTGCTTACAGCAAtacgaaaacaagttacacaTACAAATTGTCCACTTCATCATTTGGTAACCCCTGTGTCTATGTCAGATAAACATAGAATCTCAAACTGTAGGGCACTCTACCACAACAATTGAGCCTTTTGATTATTAACTTCCCTTTTAATTCTGGGTCTCCCCCGTACTCCACcctcaacaaacacacacacacacattcacatatgAAGGGTACTGTAGCAAAGATTTATAGCCTAATTTTGTCCCCTTTAAACTTTTAAGTGACAGACATGGATGTATCAAATAAATCATTGCTCATTTGGTAGTGAACTATACAAAACAAGCCCTGAGCAAAACAAGTGTTACAAAAatttatgaattaataaaaaactataacaaaatgtatgtgaaaTGAAGACTGAAGAGTTTTTGGTTTAATGGATTTGAGAGCCAGTGATTTGAAACTCAGTTGCACTTCATTGTTCCTCTCCAGACAGGTGGTCTTCAAAGAGAGAATATTCATTTAGAAACTGTTTCATGCTATTCTTAAATCAGACCGTTTCAATCCGCCAAAgcatgctttttttctttttctctgtttGTTGAAAtctgacctttttgtttttttttgtccgtGACTGAAGAGAGCATTGAAGCTCATGGAAAAACACATGTGAATCTCAATGTCAAGATCAACAgcaaaataactaaaaatgGGGTGAAGACCTTTATCATTAACACAAATGGATATCAAAGCACTGAATTTAGAACTAGACCAAAATTACAATTACTAGTCATAAGCTGTGATACATGAACTATTTAGCCTAAATTAACGTATTTATCAGCAAATAggcatataattattaatattgttattttcaaaactataataaataacactcaGTTATTCTATTTTTCattcttgttttaaatatttcaaaaatgGGCCCTCTCTGTAATAATGGGAAAGCCTACTTGTGTTGCTTGTTAATGTCCAAATGGTCTCCCCAGATCTAAACACTATATTTAGTTGAGTTTTTTTGAGTTACAAAGTGATTCGGAACACAATCTGTGTCCCATTCCAACATaagcagtctctctctctcacagtacAATCAATTTGTGGCTCTATGTGTATAAATCTGAGCCACTCTGGTATTTTGGGggatttttccttttccttttttcaaatAGATAGGCCCTACATCTATTTTGGAGAATAATGCACCTACCTACCTAAGAGAGAACCAAGGGGTCTTCCAATAATtattcacaataaaaaagggTAGCTACTGACTATACAGTCATCACAACTCTGACGTAAGAAAACTTCCCTGTTCGGCAAGGGAAATTATACTAACTCCACTGTAGACAACCTCTTTTTGTTCAAAATCATTAAACCATTACGTATATTAAGTATGTGCACCAAAGCAATCACATTAGCTATTTGATTAATTTTGATTAatttcaaacaaaatataaaaatccgTGACAATGGGAAACTCTTGTGCAATGTTCAGCTGTTTTATTGGTAACCTTTCAAAGAGTGGTCAGGAAAGCCGAGTCACTGACATGTGATGATAACCCACTGCCAGCGTCCTACTCTACAGATCTCCTGTGTGCTCAAAAGGAAGTCAGACAGGGAAACACAGATCaccgcaaaacaacaaaacattgtcCCCCAtggtttcattaaaataaaataataataaaaatatatatattacacaaaaGAAATGCACACATCATATCTACCTCAGATTCATAATTGTTTTGTACCATGACTCAAAGGCACACAGAATGAAAAACAGAACTTTAAAGTACTGTGGAATTCCAGCAGCAGCTGACACTAATCCATTGCACACACTACGACAGAGGACCCCGCACTCGGAGTGTACTGTGTTGCATGTTAACTAAACAGAGACGTGACGCCTTAGGAATATTTGTATGGCAAGcctaatttacatttaaaagatatctacaaatgatttgaagatatctgggtGTACTTTTCACATATCTTGCAATGTTTAAAGatatgttcaaatgtattttaaaagaataTATCTGCAATTCATTGTAAggtatctgcaaataatttcaaaataacTCAAATTCATCTAAAGATATCTGAAGTACATTgagagatatcttaaaataacgTCCTGGATGTtgcctgagattatcacttcctggtTACTTGTTCATTAAAAAGGAAATCTCTGCAaatatacaggaagtcattCTGATATATCTTTAAATGGATTTGAGATATCTGTAGAGATACATTAAATAGCCTgtttcttattatttacagatatcttgaaGATATGCAAATGCAATCTGAGAtctctaaatgttaatttggctTTCCGTACATTTTCACTTCCCATTCTCTATGGATGGAGGACATAGAATAACCTGAGCTCTCCTTGGACAGTAACATTAAAATGGAATACAACTTATTTCTCACATCCTCTAGATTAATGGGAGCAACTTGACCCTGATTATGATGTAACCGACCCATGCTGGAACAACAGACAGATAGTAACAGTGACAGTCTGgccttttttcctgttttagCTATGCTTGATTTCTTGGTCACCTAACTGGAGAATTGTATTGAGTAAACAGACATT contains:
- the LOC136766324 gene encoding keratin-associated protein 9-1; this translates as MRLNVGLLTLSSVLLNIASEMVYYRSSSFSILTACLFGVVVSQTTLGPSVTNTTGSENSTVTTGLPLSTVTPGCFSLNTSTCAACAPGTYYDNGTLACSCCPEHGLCVAQTDCQPCARGHYQPLAAQELCLPCSQGFYTNSTGSPVCQPCPAGTFSNSTGSEVCQGCSLGYYTSKQNATSCEPCPQGTFCNSSSCAQCPRCPGGFESLQPAAKQCTPCRPGMHKVPSEVMCRICNIGFYQIRWGQESCDICPKDHYCPSPDVNPILCPGDAFCPAGSTAPGYCMETFLRKAGNSCELAPVTIVLLVLAGGMALLFIILLVLRRRRETDQELAVSRAPLLRKERPPGRVYGVAWDAEPVYAVHLEESASR